Part of the Mangifera indica cultivar Alphonso chromosome 4, CATAS_Mindica_2.1, whole genome shotgun sequence genome, taatttaaatatatcattatatgagtaaataattttgatttaagatataataatatctaataatctaataatatatatttgtgaatacaaaaaatgtgtagaattttaaaaaaataattttttatattgatcaagttaaattcaatttcatacataatctaattattttaattaatagttgATGGTTTAACAAATTAGATCAATcgattcaatccaaattttaaattatatttattattaattgttatataattatttattttttttatttttatatttctcacgtgataaatatgtaaatttatcaagaaaattattaagCTTTGATAATTGACTAATTAATTAACACTTAACGTAACAAGTAATTGTTGGACCAATTAAAAAAGAGTCCAGAAATCCCAACCTAACAATAGGTaagttcattttaattttccaaatttctttaaagaaaGTGGTCGTTTAGTCACAACCAACCATTCCTCCAATTCCTCCACTATGtcttatctttcatttttaaataaagtgACCAACTTTGGATTTGTTTTGGACTTGTTTCCGAAAATcggatattgaaatttatttatagttcaaggttatttttgtaattGCACAAAAGAAACCAAACCTTAGATGTGAAAACTACCAACTATTCTAGTTAAAACTTAACTGTGGTTAGCTTCATCAAAGTCTATCcattacagataaattaatatcttaatataATTCTTCTTTTGTCGCATTCTCTTTGGTTCATTTCACTCTGTACAAAACCgaagcaaagaaaaaaaggcAATTTAACACGCGCGCCTACCTCTCTCTATCCGCCCTGTCGCCACGACGTAACGGAACTCTACTGCGTCTCCGATTCAACCGCCATATCTACATTACCGTGTCTTAACTGGTAGTGGTAACGGTAATGTTTAAAGTCGTTGTGTATTTGACCGTTGAAGTTCGTTCGTTCTCTGTGTGATCTGGTGTTCAATTCTCTTCGGCTTTTGTATTTTCTGTTTGGCTGCCGAGAAACTGAAAGATAATAAGAGGAATTGCAGTTGTGATTTCCGTTGTCTTTTTTGCTCTTAACTTGAGGAATTAGAATTATCAGTTTTACTGTGGCTGAAATGGCTCTTTAATGTTGTTCTTGTCATGTTCAAACTAAAATAGCATGAAATTTTGGATTTGAGAACATTTAAGTACACTGCTTTGGCGACACGGAAACGTAGGCTTTAGGTTGAACTTTTATCTATTTGTCGTTGTTCATAGCGTGTTGtaacgtaattttattattgtttttgtttttgccaGGAAGTGTGTGGTTGTAGTGTTCTGATTGAAGTCTGATGATCTAGTTACTTCATCGAAATTCATTTGGTGGTTCAGGTGAGAtctcctttttttaattttggatttttctgGGTTTCTGTAGATCTAATGGTTTTGAGTTGTTGTTTAGGCCTTTATTCGTACACTTACtgcttttattgtttttgtttaatttatttaagtgTTTGGCATGAGTCTGACTAGTTTTGTCTTATTTAAGTTATTTGGTTCTGTCATCTGTATTGGCATAAAATGGTTTATGCGATGTTCATATTATAATCAggaaaaaatatgtttgaacAAATTTCGTTTAGATTGTTTTAAGATAAGACAACTGAGTGACAATTCAgttgtattattattaacaatCCCATACTCATATTTTCGTTTGTTTATAGAcctttcttttgaaaaaaaaaaaaaaatgttggttTCATTgtcatcattattatttatttattttgaatcttACAGGAGAAGTTCCATGGTCTGTCCCCCCCTTTTCCAATTTACTTGTGTACTACCACTATTTGAAAGCTATTTATTAGTCGTTTTCCCATTATCCATTTAGATTCAGCTTTGAAGATACATTCATGTTTAGTGCACGATGCTTCCCTCTTCGATGTTATTCTCATTATCTATTGTGCTTTTGTGAAAGCAGTTGGGTTTAACATGTTAGATAATCAGCAAATACCGCGGATTCATGGCTAAGCTAGACACACTCagtgattatattttattgttaacagTTTTAAGTGTTTTGATAATCATAATCTCCGGCCTTGCCTATTGTTTTTCTAGACGGACTTATAGGGATATGCAACATCATTAGTGAATTAGGGCTTGGTTTGGTCTGGTTTTCGCTTGGTCAGGGAAAAAATGTGTTTCTTTCTTCAAAAAccttaatatttctttattaaatcTTTACACTATAAGTTATTTATCATTGTAAAACCCACTATGGGAACAACCACAGCAAGCAATAGTGTATAATCCATGCTTTACTTTGTGttctttcaattcaataaaaataaatttattttgttctgtGGGTGATGCTTTCCTTATTTATGTGAATAAACTCactttttattatgtttaaattgtTTGTCACTGCACTGGCAGCAATTAACTGTTTTCGGCATTCTCTTTATTCTGTAGATTCGTGGCTTCACTATTTTATGGTTTTCTACCAGTTGGAGGGTACTCTTTCGTATTAGCGAGTAGGATAAGTTTCATGATCCAGTAATGGCATCAAGATCATCTGTAAAGTTTTTAGACTTGGCTTCTGGAGATCTGTTGGATATTCCTCAAACTCCAAGAGGTCTTCCTCGGGTGATGACTGTTCCGGGAATTATCTCTGACTTGGATGGTTATGGCAATAATGAGGAGGATTCTGATGTTAGCTCATCTAGTGGTCATGAGAGGAAGATTATAGTGGCAAATATGTTACCATTGCATTCTAAAAGGGATACAGAGTCTGGCAAATGGTGCTTCAGCTTAGATAAGGATTCCCTTTTACTACACCTGAAGGATGGGTTTTCCTTGGAGACTGAGTTTATCTATGTGGGGTCTCTCAAGGTTGACATAGATCAGAGCGAACAGGAAGAAGTTGCTCAGAAGCTACTGGAGGATTTCAATTGTGTGCCAACATTTCTGCCTTCTGATCTGCAGAGGAAGTTCTATCTTGGTTTCTGTAAACAACAGTTGTGGCCGCTTTTTCACTACATGCTGCCCATGTGCCCAGAACATGGTGATCGTTTTGATCGTTTACTTTGGCAGGCCTATGTTTCTGCTAACAAATTATTTGCAGACAAGGTGATGGAAGTAATTAATCCTGATAACGATTATGTTTGGGTTCATGATTATCACTTGATGGTTCTCCCTACATTTTTGAGAAAACGGTTCAACAGAATTAAGCTTGGTTTTTTCCTCCACAGCCCATTTCCTTCTTCAGAGATATATAGAACCTTACCTGTTCGAGATCAAATCCTGAGGGGCCTGCTGAACTGTGATCTTATTGGTTTTCATACATTTGATTATGCACGTCATTTTTTATCCTGCTGCAGTAGGATGCTGGGCCTGGACTATGAATCTAAGCGTGGACATATTGGACTTGATTACTTTGGCCGGACAGTATATATCAAAATACTACCAGTAGGTGTTCATATGGGTCGGCTTGAGTCTGTATTGGATCTTCCTTCTACTGCTGCTAAAGTTAGAGAGCTTCAAAAACAATTTGATGGGAAAAGTGTGATTCTTGGTATTGATGATATGgatatatttaagggcattagTCTGAAACTACTGGCTCTTGAACATCTATTACAGCTGCATACCAAAATGAGAGGCCATATAGTCTTGGTTCAAATTGTTAATCCTGCTAGGGGCTCAGGGAAAGATGTCCAGGAGGCAAGGAGAGAAACTTATTTAACTGCTGAAAGAATCAATGAGGTTTATGGGTCATCTGATTATGAACCAGTGATTCTGATTGATCGTCATGTTCCTCGTTCTGAAAAGTCTGCCTATTATGCCATAGCTGACTGCTGCATAGTAAATGCTGTGAGGGATGGGATGAACTTAGTTCCATATAAATACATTGTCTGTAGGCAGGGTACTCCAAGTTTGGATGCAGCTATTGGCAGATATGCAGAATCTCCTCGTACAAGTATGCTTGTTGTGTCAGAGTTCATTGGTTGCTCACCTTCTTTAAGTGGAGCAATTAGGGTCAACCCATGGGACATAGAGGCTGTAGGCGAGGCGTTACATGTGGCCATTTGCTTGTCTGATTCTGAGAAGCAATTGCGGCATGAGAAACACTATCGATATGTTAGTACTCACAATGTGGCTTATTGGGCACGCAGCTTTGCACAAGATTTGGAGAGAGCATGTCGTGATCATTATAGTAAAAGATGCTGGGGGATTGGTCTGGGCCTGGGGTTCAGAGTGGTATCTCTATCTCCTAGTTTTAGGCGGTTGTCTACCGACCATATAGTCTCAGCATATAGAAGGACAAGTAGAAGGACAATATTTCTGGGTTATGATGGTACAGTTGTTCCCGAAACTTCTATTATTAAGTCCCCCAGCCCTGAAGTCATCAATATCCTGAAAACTCTTTGCAGTGATCCTAAGAACACCGTGTTTATTGTTAGTGGGAGAGGGAGAAAAACTCTCACTGATTGGCTTGCACCATGTGAGATGCTGGGGATAGCAGCTGAACATGGATACTTCGTCAGGTATACTGGTTATGTATAAGTTTTGAGTATTTTGtagtaattttaaattctttttaattaataaatggaGTTTCTTTATGTAGGTGGAATAATACATCTGACTGGGAAACCAATCACCCAGGTGCTGACCTTGAATGGATTAGGATTGTGGAACCTATCATGAAATTGTATACAGAAGCAACAGATGGCTCTAGCATAGAGACTAAAGAGAGTGCTTTGGTATGGCAATATCAAGATGCAGACCCTGACTTTGGGTCCTGCCAAGCAAAGGAAATGATGGATCACCTGGAAAATGTTCTGGCGAATGAACCAGCAGTTGTTAAGAGTGGTCAACATATTGTTGAAGTTAAGCCACAGGTTCGTCtgttctttcttttccttccgTATCTATTACCtactctctctcacacacaggAATTGGAGTGGGGCAAGTTTGCTCATTAATGAcatgatctaataactgcaGGGTGTAACCAAAGGTTTGGTTGCTGAAAAGATTCTTCTGCAAATGGTCAACGATGGGAGGCCTCCAGATTTTGTGATGTGTGTTGGAGATGATAAATCTGATGAAGATATGTTTGAGAGCATACTGAATACCCTCTCTAGTCAATCCTTGCCAACAGCTCCTGAAATCTTTGCATGCACTATTGGGCAAAAACCGAGCAAGGCCAAGTATTATCTTGATGATGCAACTGATGTTGTGAGAATGCTTAAAGGTCTTGCTGACGCCACAAATTCAAAGCTTAGGTATCCTTCACAAGACCAGGTCTCTTTTGAGAGTGCTGTTTGAGTGGTGAACTGCATGGTTCATACAGACATTTCTAAGTTATATTACCCATAAATAGGAATCATTTAATTTCTTCAAGGGGTTCTGCTCGGTGAACTAAGAAAAGTTTTGGTTGATAATTTCAGTGGAAGATGATGAAGGGTGGAACTTCGGTGATGTAATTCGGATTTTTGCCAAGCGCATGTTCCTGAAGACTGGTTTGGCTTGAAGAATGGCAATTGTGGTGACTTTCTCCAGTTTGAGGTAGACACAAGAATTCTTATTCTATAATGTTGTGTTGACATGGATTGTGTGCTCACTTGTGCCAGTCTTCAGGAACAGTTTTCCTTTGTCCATAAcgctttttttatttatttaattcaccGATTAGAATTAGAACGGACCATAACTTGTACAGCTACTACGTtgatatacataaaataaaaagtcatTCTCCTTTGATTGACGACTAATTTAGCCAGTTTCAATGTCCTTGTCAATTAGTATATGCAGCATTTCTTAACATGGGTGATTGCGAAATAGGAAATTTAGAGAAAGCTTTAACGTTTGTGCTTCACTACTGTAATCGTGATGATAACAGCTAAAGTTCCAATCTAAGTTCTGGCATTGTAAGACTTACAGCCATTGTTCCTTAAGTGGGGAGCCTCAAAGTGAGATCTGTTATTATTTCTGTCTATTGTAATTAATGTTATGGTAGCACTGCTAGATTGCTTTGCTTTtagatttaatgaattttgttaactttaattattgatggatgagtatttgagtttttgagaTTTGGTATATTAGAATTTAAGAATGAATTAAACCTTGGgtaagaataagtctttcggcctaaAAAGCTGTTCAATAACAATGCTCCAACAATAGGCAAGCTGGAtgattgatttcattttcctcAGGCGCTATGCGTTCATTCTTTTGAGCCCAATATCGTACGAAGTCTAATTTGTTCATCCAAGGCTTGATTTCGACTTGAGCCAAAGACATTAAAAAATGTCAATCTTCTTTAAAGCTTCCAAAATGTCCATCACTAAAGTAAGTATTTAAGCTCAATAGGGTTGCCCTAGGATTCCTATTCCTGTTAATACTAGTTGCTCACAACTTTCACAAGCTTGGGAAGAGATCTTGTATTCTTAGTTATGGCCTTTATAGTCTTGCGACGCCTTGAAGACCATGGAGGCTAACCTAgtcaagtttaataaaatttcttgatttttaaattttttagcgTCAACTGGACATGTCTATGGTCAGGCCAGGCCTTAGGCCTATATAGTGATGGCCCTTTAGGCAGGGTCCATGAAATTTTTAAGACCAACCTTATATATGGGATCAAGCCGAGTGAGGCCTTAATCTAGACAATCTATTTaaacaaacttttttaaaaaatttaaatataaattatttttcaattattaaaactgagaataatattttaaatattttatttataatctctcatttatgaaaatgaataccgtagttacatgatgaaaaatattatagcataatacaaataaattaatttacatactgtataattacaaacataaataaaatatatataccataccatttatttaaataaactgaAATGGATTgaggattgaattcatttgacatttgattcattgataatattttgtaatgataaaattgaaataaaaatgaaattataaatacagagaattattatttatgaattcaaatagtttttgaaagagagttgataagagaaaattagattgaaaatataatgaaagaattgagatggagagatttgtaaataaaattaaaaaaatttggattgtttgtataaaaaaaaaataaaacaacttttaCTACATGGAGAAGTCGTTGGCTTTTGCATACTGCAAAAGCCAATAgtcatttacttttatttttaaaattttccaataGCAATGGACTGGGTTGGGTCGGCTCATGAGATATAATATCTAGGCTCACAACTTGGTTTGAAATGTTTATAGGTCGGGTCCATCATGTTACAGTATCAGATTGAAGTCTTGTGAACCAAGCCTTAATTATGAGTTTTGAACTGAATCTTTATTTGATCTGATCTAATTAACACATTTAATGTCAACGTTATCTCAGAtccaataaatattatttgtataattaaatatattattaattatgaataaataaaatgaaatacttATTAATACACGTGacagaaaaaattgaattttatttaacagCGATACaatattcttatttaattttaattaatatgtcattGCTCTATTTATCAAATAGTTAGATAGAgtcaaggtatagtaaaatctcaaattctcactctttaacttttaaaaacctaaatactcatctataactgaatttttgttaaaaatctcagttagagttaggaataaaaccgttatttagtaaaaaattaaagttttatcacattttttcttttcgatttagaaatcttataattttctcataatccaaagtttaaaaattaacaaatatccatagggtttgttcctcttctctCTGGTGTCGATTTATTGGTCTCTGGTCGTCGGTTGTCCTctcatcttatctctccctTCCCTCTTTAACGGTTTTCGATcgagacaaagacaaaattattttcGTCTCTTCATTAGAGAATGAAGACAACGTGTCTTTGTCTCAGACAAAGACTGCTCGTCTTCatttaagatgaaaataatttggtttttgtCTCGGTCTAAAACGACTAGAGAGATAAGAGAGAGTGATTGAAGGGAAATATAAGACATGAGGAAGGAACGATCGACTGTTAGAGAAGGCAAATTGGTGTCGAAGAGAAGACGAACAAATCTTAAGAGATATttgtcagttttcaaattttagattgaagaaaaattgtaatttttttaaatctgaagaaaagtatataataaaatttttaattttttaataaataacaattgtatttctaattttaataagaatttgattataaataaatatttaatttttaaaaaattaaatgataaaagtttgatattttacTGTATCTTGAGTGGTAATAAGCCTTTCAACCTTTTAAACTGACCACACAACGGCCACTTGAAATCCTGAACATATTTTATACTCGCCTTCTGTAAGCACGCACTAATCTATGTCACATGGGTGATTTAGCTcagaaaataaagcaaaaagaTCAATTAAAtgtaatgataatatatatatatatatatatatatatatatatatataacagcGAGTGAATCTAGATAGAGAATAAATGTATTGTCATTAAGAATTAcaattaattaccaaaattaactaataatattatttaatcaaagaaTATGATTCTCCTCATCTCCTTTCTCATCCCCGCTGGCCTaccctttctttttctctcttttctttgtcTTGTCTCATCAACGTCTTTACTCTTTCTCATTGcactgggaaaaaaaaaacttttctttttatacaGCATCTCAAAGGCCATTTACACTCCCATACTTTCACTCAGCTCAGTGGCGAGTGGCTTTCATAGTTGAGTAGTGGTTAGTctcattttgatattataaaaattctaCCTTTTTGAACAAAACCCAGATATGAACTagggttcttttttttttttttttggtttgtgtAGCGCTTTAAAGTTTCAAAGCTCGAATCTTTTGTATCTAAGCTTTAGTTTGAGTTTCTGTTGGGAATAGAAGTAATGGGTAACAATGTGTGGGTTCTGGGTCTTGCTCTTTTGCTTCTCTTTGGCGGGGTGTCTTCAGCTCCTTCCACTACTTCACCTGCAAGTAAGTGAAGCTGCTGTCATTTAATGTGCTCCTACTTTTGAGCTTAAATTTACTGTTTTTATGGATCCGTTGCAGAGATTGTAAGTGGGTTTGTCTCAAGGGCTATGTCTTATTTCATGAAATGGTTGTGGTCACTCAAAACCACCACTAAGACAGGTTAAGATCTCTCATTCCACTACTAGTGTTTTTGTGTTTGTAAAGATTGGAATATAATGTGGTGGAAATCATGGGAGTTGTGTTTGCAGCTATTTCTGGACGTCCGATGATGAAGTTTGAGAGTGGGTATACTGTGGAGACTGTATTTGATGGAAGCAAGCTGGGGATTGAACCTTTCTCAGTTGAGGTCTTGCCTAGCGGGGAGCTTCTAATCTTGGACTCTGCCAATAGTAACATTTATAGgatctcttcttctttgtctctATGTAAGTGGGTCTCTTTTGTACCTtgattcataatatttttttgttgattttttatccttttttttttttttgtgaaatatcataaatcataTTATCGGAAGTTAACTGAGCTTTGTTTGTGTGCAAAGGATCATAAATTAAAGTTCCATCTGTAATGTTCTGAATTTAGGAGTGCAATCTACTTGGGTCTCGAATAGTGTTGTCAATCTGACTAAGCACACTATTGCCTTGGAACTGCATTCCTATATGATCTTTCTAACATGATTAAGTATATTTATTTCGTGATGTTTGTTTCGTACTATTGTTTTTGATCAAATTATTGGGGGAACTGCAGATAGCAGGCCAAAGCTTGTTGCTGGATCCGCCGAAGGTTACCCTGGACATGTTGATGGGAAGCTCAGAGAGGCAAGGATGAACCACCCTAAGGGGCTTACTGTGGATGACAAAGGAAACATTTACATTGCAGACGCTATGAATATGGCTATCAGGAAGATAAGTGATGGAGGTAAGTTCTATATGTGTTTCTTTCAGCGATTCCACTTgcaaaatacaattttttttttttttccactctTGTATGTCAACTAAAGTATCTTGAATAATTTGAAGGATTTTCAGGGCAACATCAAATATAATGGTGTTTTTGGTGTTTGCATCGCAATTGGGATTGTAAATAATCTTCATTAATTGGTTGAAAATTTTGCTGCAGGGGTTACGACGATTGCTGGAGGGAAATCAGGCCGTGGAGGTAGTCATTTAGACGGACCAAGTGTAGAAGCCAAATTCTCTAATGATTTTGATGTGGTTTACATTGGAAGCAGTTGTTCTCTACTTGTCATAGACAGAGGGAACCAAGCTATTAGGGAAATCCAACTCAATTTTGATGACTGTGCTTATCAATATGGAAGTGGTTTTCCCCTTGGTAAACTGCTGGATcgaaattttttctttcatttatttacaaaatgTGAAGGAGATTTGTAGGTGATTGTTCTCCATTATTTGCAGGGATTGCTGTACTTATTGCTGCTGGCTTCTTTGGTTACATGTTGGCTTTGCTGCAACGTAGAGTGGGTACAATTGTGTCTTCGCAGAATGTAAGTCTTCAATCCTTTTTGTTCTTCAGAGATTTTTGAGCATCTCCATTTGATAAGACATGTATAATTACATCATGAGGTCTGCATTTAAGCATAAactttttagttaaattattgGGAACAGCAGTTTTTTGCATCTCTACTTTGTAACTGGCAGAGCATGTTAGAAAAGCTAAGAGGATTCTAAATCATATATCACATGGTAGTAACAAATTCAACACACATGAGCGAGTAATTTCTTAGCCGAGTCAAGGGACAGTTAAAGGCCATTGTGTTTTTTGTCTCTTGGCTTATTTTGCATTACTGAAATGGTGATGCAAGTACAAAATGACACTAGTTTAGATGTATTATTCCAAAGTACCAAACAGCTAGTGACCCTGTGACGCGTTGATGAAAATTGACATAACGTTTAACATGATGAATAATCTTTTGTTTGAAGGATCATGAGACAATAAGATCAAGCACCACAGCAAATCCATATCAGAAACCTATGAAATCAGTCAGGCCGCCTTTAATTCCAACTGAGGATGAACAGAAAACGCAAGAAGAAGGCTTCTTTGGATCCCTTGCACAGCTTTTTGTTAACACTGAATCATCTGCTATGGAAATTTTGAGAGGAATAATTCCTGGTCTTAGGAAGAAGCCACCAAGTCATCAATATCAAAGCTTATACCAGCACCCTCAACAGCAGAAGCACTCAACGGCTTGGCCTGTACAAGACAGCTTTGTGATCCCGGATGAGGATGAGCCACCTTCCATTGACACAAGAACTCCCACTCCGCGTAAAACTTATGCTTTCATGTCCAAGGATGCAGAAAAGATCCAGCAACTGCGGCAAAGTCGAGCTATCTATAATGGATGGGATAGTGATTtccagcagcagcagcagcagcagcagagACAGCAACACTATCATAATCGCTATCAATCTTCAGCCCCACATACTTACTATGAGCAGAGCAATGAGAAGACCAGTGAGATTGTATTTGGGGCTGTTCAGGAGCAGGATGGGAAGCGCGAATCTGTGGTCATAAAGCCAGTTAATTATGGAGATCCTGTTTATGATCATCACAACCTCCGCTCCCGAGCCAATTTTATGGGTTACAACCATGGCTATTGATTATATACAGGAGACATTTTTTGAAGTTATGACTTCTTTGGTCTTGATATTAGTCTTTTATCAGTTAGGATATAGTTTGCTTAGAGATTTCTTATTGAGAAGGGAGAAAATGTTGGATAGCTTTATGTAATGTAAGCTCTACCTAAAGCTGGCCAAAATATTGAAGGCCTCTATGTAATGCCATGCAGCAACTAAGAGTGATCAAATGATCTTTTTTCTGAAATATTAGTTTGTTTCCAAActgtctttctttcttattcGCGCAAAGGCCAATGAAGTAGTATTaaatcctttttttatttttttaattctttaatcaCGTTTGATAATAATGAAACTATGATATGGTGAAGTGAACAGTTGTGATtgtattttcttcattttattttacaacATTTTTTAATCCTTCTATCGATGTGACATAAAATTTCACAGTCGGCTCTATacaatatttgtattttataattatgcATGACTAGTGTTTCTCTTCCCCGTTAAAACATGAACTAATCTTCCAGGAAAGGTCAGGTGCTTTcatgtatttttcatatttaaaagcATTTTCCAAACCAATTGAGCAGAGGATTGGTTGCCCGTCGCCCGGCCAAGTCGAGAGAGGAAATGGTGATCTGGCGCTGGGAAGAGGAAAAACGACATCgtttcattatgaatttaatgaaACGTCGTCGTTTGGGCCATTAGAAAGTTAGAAAATGCGGTGAGCGTGGATCGAACACGCGACCTTCAGATCTTCAGTCTGACGCTCTCCCAACTGAGCTATCCCCGCTTGGGGTTTCTGgccattttattattaaattaatcaacGTTAAAGAATAATCTTTTAATGCTCACCTAAACGATTTGGTTGAACTTTTCATTTATTCTTGCAAGATTAATTAACTATCTTGAGACAAGGGGGGTGAAAgtgcattaaaaaaatactatttacaaaattaatatacatatcCTATTGGGATAAAGTCAATCTTAACTAGTTTTCATTCCATTAAAATAGTTATCACATCGTTCTCTTTGTAAAGATTCAAGAAAACCTTAAATATGAGGTCAACCAATGACAAAAACTAGAAAAAGTAAATGACTCCATGGCCATACATTCAATAGTAGCAAGTGAGACATGTGAGTAAAGTGAAGATTCTGT contains:
- the LOC123213038 gene encoding uncharacterized protein LOC123213038 isoform X2 — protein: MGNNVWVLGLALLLLFGGVSSAPSTTSPAKIVSGFVSRAMSYFMKWLWSLKTTTKTAISGRPMMKFESGYTVETVFDGSKLGIEPFSVEVLPSGELLILDSANSNIYRISSSLSLYSRPKLVAGSAEGYPGHVDGKLREARMNHPKGLTVDDKGNIYIADAMNMAIRKISDGGVTTIAGGKSGRGGIAVLIAAGFFGYMLALLQRRVGTIVSSQNDHETIRSSTTANPYQKPMKSVRPPLIPTEDEQKTQEEGFFGSLAQLFVNTESSAMEILRGIIPGLRKKPPSHQYQSLYQHPQQQKHSTAWPVQDSFVIPDEDEPPSIDTRTPTPRKTYAFMSKDAEKIQQLRQSRAIYNGWDSDFQQQQQQQQRQQHYHNRYQSSAPHTYYEQSNEKTSEIVFGAVQEQDGKRESVVIKPVNYGDPVYDHHNLRSRANFMGYNHGY
- the LOC123213037 gene encoding probable alpha,alpha-trehalose-phosphate synthase [UDP-forming] 9 isoform X2, which encodes MASRSSVKFLDLASGDLLDIPQTPRGLPRVMTVPGIISDLDGYGNNEEDSDVSSSSGHERKIIVANMLPLHSKRDTESGKWCFSLDKDSLLLHLKDGFSLETEFIYVGSLKVDIDQSEQEEVAQKLLEDFNCVPTFLPSDLQRKFYLGFCKQQLWPLFHYMLPMCPEHGDRFDRLLWQAYVSANKLFADKVMEVINPDNDYVWVHDYHLMVLPTFLRKRFNRIKLGFFLHSPFPSSEIYRTLPVRDQILRGLLNCDLIGFHTFDYARHFLSCCSRMLGLDYESKRGHIGLDYFGRTVYIKILPVGVHMGRLESVLDLPSTAAKVRELQKQFDGKSVILGIDDMDIFKGISLKLLALEHLLQLHTKMRGHIVLVQIVNPARGSGKDVQEARRETYLTAERINEVYGSSDYEPVILIDRHVPRSEKSAYYAIADCCIVNAVRDGMNLVPYKYIVCRQGTPSLDAAIGRYAESPRTSMLVVSEFIGCSPSLSGAIRVNPWDIEAVGEALHVAICLSDSEKQLRHEKHYRYVSTHNVAYWARSFAQDLERACRDHYSKRCWGIGLGLGFRVVSLSPSFRRLSTDHIVSAYRRTSRRTIFLGYDGTVVPETSIIKSPSPEVINILKTLCSDPKNTVFIVSGRGRKTLTDWLAPCEMLGIAAEHGYFVRWNNTSDWETNHPGADLEWIRIVEPIMKLYTEATDGSSIETKESALVWQYQDADPDFGSCQAKEMMDHLENVLANEPAVVKSGQHIVEVKPQGVTKGLVAEKILLQMVNDGRPPDFVMCVGDDKSDEDMFESILNTLSSQSLPTAPEIFACTIGQKPSKAKYYLDDATDVVRMLKGLADATNSKLSGR
- the LOC123213038 gene encoding uncharacterized protein LOC123213038 isoform X1 is translated as MGNNVWVLGLALLLLFGGVSSAPSTTSPAKIVSGFVSRAMSYFMKWLWSLKTTTKTAISGRPMMKFESGYTVETVFDGSKLGIEPFSVEVLPSGELLILDSANSNIYRISSSLSLYSRPKLVAGSAEGYPGHVDGKLREARMNHPKGLTVDDKGNIYIADAMNMAIRKISDGGVTTIAGGKSGRGGSHLDGPSVEAKFSNDFDVVYIGSSCSLLVIDRGNQAIREIQLNFDDCAYQYGSGFPLGIAVLIAAGFFGYMLALLQRRVGTIVSSQNDHETIRSSTTANPYQKPMKSVRPPLIPTEDEQKTQEEGFFGSLAQLFVNTESSAMEILRGIIPGLRKKPPSHQYQSLYQHPQQQKHSTAWPVQDSFVIPDEDEPPSIDTRTPTPRKTYAFMSKDAEKIQQLRQSRAIYNGWDSDFQQQQQQQQRQQHYHNRYQSSAPHTYYEQSNEKTSEIVFGAVQEQDGKRESVVIKPVNYGDPVYDHHNLRSRANFMGYNHGY
- the LOC123213037 gene encoding probable alpha,alpha-trehalose-phosphate synthase [UDP-forming] 9 isoform X1, with translation MASRSSVKFLDLASGDLLDIPQTPRGLPRVMTVPGIISDLDGYGNNEEDSDVSSSSGHERKIIVANMLPLHSKRDTESGKWCFSLDKDSLLLHLKDGFSLETEFIYVGSLKVDIDQSEQEEVAQKLLEDFNCVPTFLPSDLQRKFYLGFCKQQLWPLFHYMLPMCPEHGDRFDRLLWQAYVSANKLFADKVMEVINPDNDYVWVHDYHLMVLPTFLRKRFNRIKLGFFLHSPFPSSEIYRTLPVRDQILRGLLNCDLIGFHTFDYARHFLSCCSRMLGLDYESKRGHIGLDYFGRTVYIKILPVGVHMGRLESVLDLPSTAAKVRELQKQFDGKSVILGIDDMDIFKGISLKLLALEHLLQLHTKMRGHIVLVQIVNPARGSGKDVQEARRETYLTAERINEVYGSSDYEPVILIDRHVPRSEKSAYYAIADCCIVNAVRDGMNLVPYKYIVCRQGTPSLDAAIGRYAESPRTSMLVVSEFIGCSPSLSGAIRVNPWDIEAVGEALHVAICLSDSEKQLRHEKHYRYVSTHNVAYWARSFAQDLERACRDHYSKRCWGIGLGLGFRVVSLSPSFRRLSTDHIVSAYRRTSRRTIFLGYDGTVVPETSIIKSPSPEVINILKTLCSDPKNTVFIVSGRGRKTLTDWLAPCEMLGIAAEHGYFVRWNNTSDWETNHPGADLEWIRIVEPIMKLYTEATDGSSIETKESALVWQYQDADPDFGSCQAKEMMDHLENVLANEPAVVKSGQHIVEVKPQGVTKGLVAEKILLQMVNDGRPPDFVMCVGDDKSDEDMFESILNTLSSQSLPTAPEIFACTIGQKPSKAKYYLDDATDVVRMLKGLADATNSKLRYPSQDQVSFESAV